The Penaeus vannamei isolate JL-2024 chromosome 2, ASM4276789v1, whole genome shotgun sequence region TGCGAGATGTAGTACAGGTGACGCTCCTTGCAAGGGGATTGGCGGCGAATCCTCGTGTATGGGGTGAGGGGGTTTGTGATTTGTCAGGATGTGGAAATTCTTTGCCTCCACATACGACTGTAAATGCCTCACTGTGGAGTAAACTGTCAGGAGTTCCCTACCAAAGCCACTATACCGAGACTGGCGTGGCGATAGAGTCTgcgcctcttttttttttttttttttttatacatttaccaCTTGAAGTCACAGGTCTCTCGCCGACGTCCGCCTCCCTGTCGACCCAGCACACTCCGGCGTTCTTCGCGAAGGCCAACCGAAGAGGCAGTAACTGCTGTAAGTGGCTGCAGGGCCCGTGGTAGAGCCCACCCAACTTGAACTAGAACTTGAAAACGAAGGAAAGTGGTGAataagtaagagaggagagggaggagagactccACAGGTCTGGCAGCTTatgaacctgaccggcgatgttagctTGGCCAATTTGGGCGGTTCTGAGGCtggagtcggccaatcacaggtcaaaTCCAGTTCTGAATTGATGGGAAATCAGGAACTGCTAGACCTGATTGGCTGTCAATCCAgaacctgacctgtgattggccgactcctgcctcggAACCGCTCAAACTGGCCGAGCTAACATCGCTGGTCAGGTTTGTATCTGGATTggtggccaatcaggaaccgctacaagGCAGTGAGGAAAGCAGGGAAAGAACTGCTTGTAAAACATTTGGAAAAGgaccccacctccgcccccaaGGAAAAGAAGCGTGGAAACGGAATGACATATAGATACTCGAAGACTTAGTCATCATCACACGAGCAACACCAGCGTGAAACGGATGCCATAGGAGTGTGGGAAACGAACAAGCcgggacgacacacacacacgcacacacacacacacacacacacacacacacacacacacacacacacacacacacacacacacacacacacacacacaaagacaatcaCCTATGACTCAAAGTGGCGAAATTAGCATGTGACAGAAAGTGGCAGAAAAGAAATCTCGAGTGCGAAATAACAAGCAGTTCTAAACGATCGCAATGTAGGTTATAGTGTATCAGTCTGTGGGCAAGAAATTAACTCGGGTGACAGGTAGAAACAGTTAAAAGTGATTAAAACAGAGTTAAAAATTTGGTGGGCCACAGGAAGTCCTGATGTGGGTATCTTTCCAACTATAAGAAATGGGTAAGTGATAACAGCAAGAGCCTGACTGGATGAGCCTCATATCGAAGCCGTAAGGATGCTCAGTGGCGGAGACTTTGGACTAGGCCCCGGATGGGATGATGGCTCATCCCGGGGAAGTAAGTTGGTGTGCCGTTGTGATGGAACAGAGAGGACTGGaactaaaaaacgaaaacagTAACATGGGAGAGTTATTCTGGAACatgggatgaagaagaaagataaagattttTATGAGCATGTATTGAAATAAATTGGTTATCAAATTTAACGTATGTGGCAATATCATGTTAGATGTATCTTTATCAACAGTTATTGGAAACATTTAGGTCAGTTTTTAGGAGTGATTAAATGATTATGTGCTTTCAAAGACTGATATCTCAGTGGAAGAGTGTAGGCGAGTCCAGTTGTTTCCAACAGAACGAAAGGCTAATCTTTTGTCAAGTATAtacttttgtcatgattattacttttgcttGCTTGATGTTTGATTAGAAATACAACCAAGTTTGTGCTTATTATAATTAACTGTTTGTTTAATTTACTGagcatttttatttaatttgattATGTGATTCTTTTGTGATTGGTTTTAAAATGATTGCTAATTGGTTTTATAATATTTAACTCATTAGGATATAACGTAGTTTTGAATATTGGTGTTTTTTATCGTTTCATGACATGATTATATAAGAGTACGTAATCATTAGTCTAGTTGTATGGAAAGTGTCAAGAACCCGTTTAGTGTCTTGTCCATTTTTTTGTTTCATGTAATATTTGATATTGTAATTTAATTAAATTGGATTGATAATCATTAATTCATTAAGTCACTTAACTGCACTAATTGATAGTATTAACGTTGTAACTTTGATATCTATTGATTAATGATTTAAAGTTACACTACAGTTAATGAGAACATCTCAACACATTAATCTAACATAATGTCTTGATATTAAAGGACTTTTAATAAAATGTATAATAGAAACCACAACATAAGGACGTACTGGGAAAGatgaatgataagaaagatacaaagaaaaaggcTGAGGCATCAGGaagaaatgacaaagaagaacaaaaacttCCATCGAAAAAGCAGAGACGCAGCGGCACAGGCAGAggcaggagaggaaaagaaatctaCGAGGAAATGGGAACCCTGGCAGAGAGGACCCTTCGGCTGGCGAAGAGGCGGAGCAGAGGACGAAGGATCTTAcgcgaaacaaataaaaaaatggagtaggaggagtagtgaGTGGATATAAAGATATTACGAACGGTAGAAAGAATGTTTCGAGAGGCTGccgaatgaagaaaatgaaaggagggtTTTCGTTGAAGGAACACCAACTGAGTGAGAAACAccagagataaatagacatgtaGTTGAAGAGGCGTTGCggaagatgaaaatagaaaggCAATGCCCCAGGTGAAACACCGGCAGAAGTGTGGGAGTGAATGTAGAACAAGCAATAGAGAAGGTTTGCAACCAAGCAAAATGCCGGATGCGTGGAGGGAGAGTGTGATTGTACCAAAATACAAAGACGACGCTGATACCCAAGATTGCGGGAGTTTTCGGGGAATTACGGTACTGTCACTTAcactgataattttagaaaaaataatgggaaAGAGTCTAAGATGTGAGCAAAACTTTGGATTTATGCCAGGCAGGAGAACAATGGATGCGATCTTCTCTTTAAGGCAAAGGCTGGAGAAGCATGGGGAAAAGTAGGAAGAGCTACATCTCGTATTTTTCCATTTAGAAGAAGAAACATTTGATAGAGTGCCGAGGGAAGAAATGTGGAGGTGTATTGGAGAAAAAAAGTGTCAGAAAGGTACGGAAGACTAGTAAAAGAACACTGGTTAGGTCTGGTGTGGGTGGGACAGAAAAGTTCGACGATAAGGTTGGGCGTCGCCAAGGTTCGGCTCTGAGCCCAAACGTATTTGATTTGATAGCGGATGTACTCAAGCCGGAAATAACACAACCAGCTCCATGGGATGTGGTACATACTGGCGGTTTAAACCTGACGGACGCCACCAGGGAAGGTGTTGAGCAGAAGCTAGAAAGATGGAGCATAGAGGGCTTCTGATTAGTCGAAAGAAAATGGAGCATATGGCTCTAAATGTGGATGCGGGTGAGGATGGCCGGCTGCTGGGCGAAAAATTGAAAAGGAATAATATCTTCTAATACTTCGGCTGTCATGTGTCGTCAGATGGAGCACTGGTCCTAAAAATAAGTCTTATGATACAGTCAGGCTGGAGAATCTGAAATAATGTGGCAGGTGTTTTATGTGATAAGATAATGTGTGTGAGAATGCAGGGAAATGATGCAGGACGGTGGTGAGACCAGCAATGGCGCAGGGACAGAAGCGTGGCCGACTaaaaaggagcaggagaagagacTTGATGTGGCGAAAGGCGTAGCTGAGGTGGGCGTGCCGAGTTACTAGACTTGACAGGATTAGGAATGAGAGAATTGGTGGAACAACTAAAGTTTTGGAAATATCAAGGGGAATGCAGGAGAGAAGGCTAAAGCGGCACGTTCATGTGGTGAGGACAGT contains the following coding sequences:
- the LOC138865636 gene encoding uncharacterized protein, whose translation is MPQVKHRQKCGSECRTSNREGLQPSKMPDAWRESVIVPKYKDDADTQDCGSFRGITKKKHLIECRGKKCGGVLEKKSVRKVRKTSKRTLVRSGVGGTEKFDDKVGRRQGSALSPNVFDLIADVLKPEITQPAPWDVVHTGGLNLTDATREGVEQKLERWSIEGF